In Asterias amurensis chromosome 4, ASM3211899v1, one genomic interval encodes:
- the LOC139936701 gene encoding uncharacterized protein, with translation MLSPSMQTSSVEGFHSVINQYAPKMFSFSYEDMLCRIYLAVLHFNENTNRAQAMDREGNPAFSIRYPRAKQTTGGYTVRKVLIKATHNFSKRIMEKVLLLCAAGADTRAKYPELKANPGYLTAKVTRPDKTQAVKEFVSRFGKAVEPVGRPEGTEGVVVPASMATKKKKKSKHADKRHTEGQQEGEPSSRKKRKK, from the exons ATGTTGTCGCCATCCATGCAGACATCCTCGGTGGAAGGCTTCCACTCGGTTATTAACCAGTACGCGCCTAAGATGTTTTCATTTTCGTATGAGGACATGTTATGCAG AATATACCTTGCTGTGCTTCATTTCAACGAGAACACCAACAGGGCACAGGCCATGGACAGGGAGGGCAATCCAGCATTCAGCATTCGCTATCCAAGGGCCAAGCAGACCACGGGGGGATATACTGTCAGGAAGGTGCTCATAAAGGCCACTCACA ATTTCAGCAAGAGGATCATGGAAAAGGTTCTGTTACTCTGCGCAGCTGGGGCAGACACCAGAGCCAAGTACCCGGAGCTGAAGGCAAATCCTGGATATCTAACAGCAAAGGTAACTCGCCCTGACAAAACACAGGCTGTGAAAGAATTTGTGTCAAGGTTTGGTAAAGCGGTGGAGCCTGTAGGAAGACCAGAGGGGACTGAAGGTGTGGTTGTTCCAGCAAGTATGgcaacaaagaagaagaagaagagcaaGCATGCTGACAAAAGGCATACTGAGGGCCAACAAGAGGGAGAACCTTCATCCAGAAAGAAACGCAAGAAGTAA